One window of Diabrotica undecimpunctata isolate CICGRU chromosome 8, icDiaUnde3, whole genome shotgun sequence genomic DNA carries:
- the LOC140448868 gene encoding uncharacterized protein: MQKTKFGWIISGPIAQKTNNVSCNLILKSDEVNVNKTLSRFWEIEEVESNRVYTVDEYKCEKHFVDHFKRDSDGRFIVKLPFKENIERLGESYTIAYKRFLNLERKLNSKPELKKLYNEFIQEYLNLGHMKKVENLDTANVSYYMPHRAVIRQDSLTSKIRVVFDASCPSSSGYSLNNLQYVGPTLQDELFSILLRFRQYKYVFSADIAKMYRQVLVIPDQRSLQRILYRENSNDPINVYELKTVTYGTAAASYLVIRCLFQLAAENESKNPKLANIIRSDFYVDDLLSGADSVEEAACICKGVSNILKQACFELRKFYSNNNDVLKYVESDEVNSLFINFGENENAKTLGIMWSPNSDQLIYKINDSFYTPKITKRIILSEVSQVFDPLGLLAPCILKAKVILQSLWLEKLSWDESVPSSIYTSYSQFRSDLPVLNELRIQRNAMCENAAYLEMHGFADASETAYGPCVYIRSVNAEGQIFSHLLCAKSKVAPLKTISIPRLELSAALLLARLSKRVRTSLRVNFSRCIFLVRFYDRTGMAKITSQ, translated from the coding sequence ATGCAAAAAACTAAATTTGGATGGATAATATCAGGTCCTATTGCTCAAAAAACCAACAATGTGTCTTGTAATTTGATTTTGAAAAGTGATGAAGTTAATGTTAATAAAACTTTGAGTCGTTTCTGGGAAATTGAGGAAGTGGAATCAAATCGGGTCTACACGGTGGAcgaatacaaatgtgaaaagcaTTTCGTAGATCATTTTAAACGCGATAGTGACGGAAGGTTTATAGTCAAGTTACCattcaaagaaaatattgaaagatTAGGAGAGTCTTATACCATAGCGTACAAAAGATTCTTGAACTTAGAGCGAAAATTAAATTCAAAACCAGaacttaaaaaattatacaacgaATTTATACAGGAATACCTGAATTTAGGACACATGAAAAAGGTAGAAAACCTGGACACCGCGAATGTATCGTACTATATGCCACATCGCGCAGTTATTCGACAAGATAGTCTTACTTCAAAAATACGTGTTGTGTTCGACGCTTCATGTCCTTCCTCGTCGGGCTACTCATTAAATAATTTGCAATACGTCGGTCCGACATTACAAGATGAACTTTTTTCTATTCTTCTGCGTTTTAgacaatataaatatgttttttcggCTGATATTGCTAAAATGTACCGCCAGGTATTAGTAATTCCAGACCAAAGGAGTTTACAGCGGATATTGTACCGCGAAAATTCAAATGATCCAATAAATGTGTACGAATTAAAGACTGTGACATACGGCACTGCGGCAGCGTCGTATCTAGTTATTCGATGTCTATTTCAATTAGCGGCTGAAAATGAATCTAAAAATCCTAAACTGGCGAATATAATAAGATCTGACTTTTATGTAGATGATTTGTTGAGCGGAGCGGACAGTGTTGAGGAAGCAGCCTGTATCTGCAAAGGAGTttcgaatattttaaaacagGCTTGTTTTGAGTTGAgaaaattttattcaaataataATGATGTGCTAAAGTACGTAGAATCCGACGAAGTGAACTCATTATTTATAAATTTCGGGGAAAATGAAAATGCTAAAACATTAGGTATTATGTGGAGCCCAAATTCAGATCAATTAATTTATAAGATCAATGATAGTTTTTATACTCCTAAAATTACCAAAAGAATAATATTATCAGAGGTATCGCAGGTGTTCGATCCGTTAGGGCTTTTAGCTCCTTGCATATTAAAGGCCAAGGTGATATTACAATCGCTTTGGTTGGAAAAGCTGTCTTGGGACGAATCTGTCCCGTCAAGTATATACACTTCCTATTCTCAGTTTAGATCTGATTTGCCTGTATTAAATGAGCTTCGTATTCAAAGAAACGCTATGTGTGAGAATGCGGCATATTTGGAAATGCATGGTTTTGCTGATGCATCAGAAACAGCGTACGGCCCATGCGTTTATATCAGGTCAGTAAATGCAGAAGGTCAGATATTTTCTCACCTATTGTGCGCAAAATCTAAAGTAGCTCCATTGAAAACCATATCTATCCCCCGACTTGAACTTTCTGCTGCTTTACTATTAGCCAGATTATCAAAAAGGGTGAGAACGTCTTTGAGAGTTAATTTCTCTCGTTGTATTTTTTTGGTCCGATTCTACGATCGTACTGGGATGGCTAAAATCACCTCCcaataa